Proteins from one Tsuneonella aeria genomic window:
- a CDS encoding GDCCVxC domain-containing (seleno)protein yields MTELKSTLTCPKCREASTETMPTNACRFFYDCPHCSEKLRPLAGDCCVFCSYGDVPCPPIQEARANGTPAKCC; encoded by the coding sequence ATGACCGAACTCAAATCCACGCTCACCTGTCCTAAATGCCGAGAGGCATCGACTGAAACGATGCCGACCAACGCTTGCCGGTTCTTCTACGACTGCCCGCACTGCTCAGAGAAGCTACGCCCACTGGCTGGGGATTGCTGCGTCTTCTGCTCCTACGGCGACGTTCCGTGTCCGCCAATCCAAGAGGCAAGGGCAAACGGCACTCCAGCGAAGTGTTGCTAA
- the merC gene encoding organomercurial transporter MerC, protein MTIQGTRVAGSTSTIGAIIAAMSCAACFPALASLASALGLGFLSQFEGVSIRYILPLFALIGLAANFLGGSRRRGLLRFVLGIVGPLAVLAAALLMATYGMATEWLLYPGLVLMIAVAIWDLTAPKSGAEGHDLRGFERDK, encoded by the coding sequence ATGACAATCCAAGGCACACGCGTCGCGGGCAGTACGAGCACCATAGGTGCGATTATCGCGGCGATGAGTTGCGCAGCGTGTTTCCCCGCCCTCGCCAGTCTCGCTTCTGCTCTCGGATTGGGCTTCCTGAGCCAGTTTGAAGGCGTCTCGATCCGCTACATACTGCCGCTATTCGCGCTCATCGGCTTAGCCGCGAACTTTCTCGGCGGGAGCCGCCGCCGGGGCCTACTCCGATTTGTTCTCGGCATCGTTGGCCCCTTAGCCGTGCTGGCAGCAGCACTGCTCATGGCAACTTATGGCATGGCAACTGAATGGCTGCTCTACCCGGGGCTTGTGCTAATGATCGCGGTCGCGATCTGGGATTTGACAGCACCCAAGAGCGGCGCGGAGGGCCACGATCTCAGGGGGTTTGAACGGGACAAATGA
- a CDS encoding site-specific integrase encodes MPKVKLDATTCLTATCPADKSKETLWDTAIQGFVIEIRPNGGRTYYLRYFDGHGRQRQHKIGGFADLTFDQARKEARRLRSIVVLGGDPAAAKDERKATPSYAELASQHLDYAKTYQKRPGNTDAVLRVHILPRWGKLRLDEITTQDVAKWLAEKRSSGLAPATVEKIRIVFNRSFELGLKWGVAGLKGNPVRSIPRPKFNNARERYLSPAEAQRLLAAAGRSDNSLLAPIVALLLYTGARKNELLQAQWQHVDLERRSWFIPDSKTGKSRHVPLSKPACEIIERLERTSKWLLPNPHTQRPFTDIKHAWMTARDEAHLPGLRLHDLRHAAASAMVGAGIDLYAVGKILGHADQASSARYAHLANDRLRTAVEAGAANLNLAAVASG; translated from the coding sequence ATGCCCAAGGTTAAGTTAGATGCCACGACATGCCTGACCGCGACGTGTCCCGCCGACAAGAGCAAGGAGACGCTGTGGGATACGGCTATTCAAGGCTTCGTCATCGAGATCAGGCCCAACGGTGGCCGCACTTATTATTTGCGGTATTTCGACGGCCACGGCCGACAGCGACAACACAAAATCGGCGGGTTCGCGGATCTGACGTTTGATCAGGCTCGCAAGGAAGCCCGCAGGTTACGCTCGATCGTCGTTCTCGGGGGCGACCCCGCTGCGGCAAAGGACGAGCGCAAGGCAACGCCAAGCTATGCGGAACTAGCGTCTCAGCATCTCGACTATGCTAAGACCTACCAGAAGCGGCCAGGGAACACCGACGCTGTGCTCCGCGTCCACATCCTCCCTCGCTGGGGCAAGCTTCGCCTCGACGAGATCACGACCCAAGACGTCGCAAAATGGCTGGCTGAAAAGCGCTCATCGGGCTTGGCCCCGGCGACCGTGGAAAAGATCAGGATCGTCTTCAATCGGTCCTTCGAGCTTGGACTGAAGTGGGGTGTGGCAGGGCTGAAGGGCAACCCAGTCCGGTCAATCCCGCGCCCGAAGTTCAACAACGCTCGCGAGCGTTACCTCTCTCCTGCCGAGGCTCAGCGCTTGCTTGCCGCGGCTGGTCGCTCTGACAATAGCCTGCTCGCTCCGATAGTGGCCCTCCTCCTGTACACCGGCGCCCGGAAAAATGAGCTGTTACAGGCTCAATGGCAACACGTGGACCTGGAACGGCGGAGCTGGTTCATACCGGACTCCAAGACGGGCAAGTCGCGTCACGTTCCGCTATCAAAACCGGCCTGCGAGATAATCGAGCGGCTGGAACGCACTTCGAAGTGGCTGTTGCCAAATCCGCACACGCAGCGGCCGTTTACCGATATCAAGCATGCCTGGATGACCGCGCGTGACGAAGCCCACCTGCCGGGCCTTCGGTTGCATGATTTGCGGCACGCCGCAGCGTCAGCGATGGTGGGTGCGGGCATCGACCTCTATGCAGTGGGCAAAATCCTCGGCCATGCCGACCAGGCGAGTTCCGCACGATACGCCCACCTAGCTAACGATCGACTTCGTACCGCTGTTGAAGCGGGCGCAGCAAACCTCAATCTTGCAGCTGTCGCTTCAGGGTAG
- a CDS encoding virulence-associated E family protein, with the protein MLDRQGITARYNVIKKKLELSIPGMSHTVDNADNVSLTHILSLASLNSMRTEHLPAYVEAIGDANAYNPVADWIDSAPWDGIDRLEDFYNTLQTREGYPEDLKRTLMRKWLLSAVAAALSTSGFKCRGVLTLQGPQGIGKTTWGKRLISDAALRDSVIKTDHHLDGGNKDSLLAAVTHFIVEIGELESSFKRDVSRLKGFLTADSDKVRRPYARIESPYPRRTVFYATVNSSDFLVDHTGNSRWWTIPVVSVDYDHDIPMQQLVAQLAVDFRNGEPWWLNADEERQLEAQNEAHRSGSVVRDRVLALIDLDGTNTETTPALTPTELLLLAGFDRPSNPQMRECGGLLREVIGDPRRINGRDKWRVPLLPEDDASPGLRVDAGPDKPDPFD; encoded by the coding sequence ATGCTCGATCGTCAGGGCATCACCGCGCGCTACAACGTCATCAAGAAGAAGCTTGAACTATCCATTCCCGGCATGTCGCACACCGTCGACAACGCGGACAACGTTTCCCTTACCCACATCCTTAGCTTGGCCTCGCTCAACTCGATGCGAACCGAACATCTGCCGGCGTACGTCGAGGCGATCGGCGACGCCAATGCCTACAACCCAGTGGCCGATTGGATTGACAGTGCGCCTTGGGATGGAATCGACCGACTGGAGGACTTCTACAACACACTTCAGACCCGCGAGGGCTACCCCGAAGATCTGAAACGAACGCTGATGCGGAAGTGGCTGCTGAGTGCAGTCGCGGCCGCCCTTTCGACGAGCGGCTTCAAGTGCCGCGGCGTGCTGACTCTGCAAGGCCCGCAAGGCATCGGCAAGACGACGTGGGGCAAGCGCCTCATCTCCGATGCTGCCTTGCGCGACTCTGTCATCAAGACCGACCATCACCTGGACGGCGGCAACAAGGACAGCCTCCTCGCCGCCGTCACACACTTCATCGTCGAAATCGGCGAGCTGGAGAGCAGCTTCAAACGCGATGTTTCGCGACTGAAGGGGTTTCTCACTGCCGACAGCGATAAGGTGCGCCGCCCATACGCCCGCATTGAATCGCCTTACCCTCGGCGCACCGTTTTCTACGCCACGGTCAACAGCTCAGACTTCCTCGTCGACCATACCGGCAACTCCCGTTGGTGGACAATTCCGGTTGTGTCCGTCGACTACGACCACGACATCCCGATGCAACAATTGGTCGCACAGCTTGCGGTGGATTTCCGAAACGGGGAGCCTTGGTGGCTCAATGCCGATGAAGAACGCCAGCTAGAAGCGCAGAACGAGGCGCATCGCAGCGGCAGCGTAGTGCGCGACCGTGTGCTTGCGCTGATCGACCTGGACGGGACCAACACTGAGACTACCCCCGCGCTTACCCCTACCGAATTGCTGCTGCTGGCTGGCTTCGATCGGCCCTCCAATCCGCAGATGCGCGAATGCGGCGGCCTCTTACGTGAAGTCATCGGCGACCCTCGCCGGATCAACGGGCGCGACAAATGGCGTGTGCCGTTGCTGCCAGAGGATGACGCCAGCCCCGGCCTTCGCGTCGATGCCGGTCCCGACAAGCCCGACCCCTTCGACTAG
- a CDS encoding DUF4230 domain-containing protein: MPLIIATHSIALGAGYYIAPRELFDNEVEHTGFLQTDTKKVLAATVDSLRLENQLVVWSYKGIATVKVDRSRWWIFSGRQTLIVPAVVTYHLDLFDLTLNQVEFDEKQKIVHVKLPRLKMGDIAFHPENAQTINGGILTYSEEQVEALRKLNYSNARRAFTKQAQGKGMVDAAKAQARKNIQNYFEIPLRIAGQPDVKVVATF; the protein is encoded by the coding sequence ATGCCCCTCATCATCGCCACTCACTCGATCGCGCTCGGCGCGGGATATTACATCGCGCCGCGAGAGCTTTTCGACAACGAGGTCGAGCACACCGGCTTCTTGCAAACCGACACCAAGAAGGTGCTTGCTGCGACGGTCGACAGCCTGCGCTTGGAAAACCAGCTCGTCGTCTGGTCGTACAAAGGCATCGCTACTGTAAAGGTCGACCGATCGAGGTGGTGGATCTTCAGCGGACGGCAAACGCTCATCGTTCCGGCCGTAGTGACTTACCATCTGGACCTCTTCGACCTGACCCTCAATCAGGTCGAGTTCGACGAGAAGCAGAAGATCGTTCACGTGAAGCTCCCAAGGCTGAAAATGGGAGACATCGCGTTCCATCCAGAGAACGCGCAGACGATCAACGGCGGCATTCTCACCTACAGTGAGGAGCAGGTGGAGGCTCTGCGCAAACTCAACTACTCGAACGCGAGAAGGGCGTTCACCAAGCAAGCCCAAGGAAAAGGCATGGTCGATGCAGCGAAGGCGCAGGCCAGGAAGAACATCCAAAACTATTTTGAGATACCCCTGCGCATCGCGGGGCAACCCGACGTGAAGGTCGTCGCGACCTTCTAG
- a CDS encoding DUF6961 family protein produces MISDWELWACANAYVNRHQEDAPAIAAMRCDELLEEGDIAGVRTFQAIIERIHKLLQRSAAGESVH; encoded by the coding sequence GTGATTAGCGACTGGGAACTCTGGGCGTGCGCGAACGCCTACGTCAACCGACACCAAGAGGACGCTCCGGCGATCGCGGCCATGCGGTGCGACGAACTACTGGAGGAAGGTGACATCGCGGGCGTGCGCACGTTCCAGGCGATCATCGAGCGCATCCACAAGCTGTTGCAACGGTCAGCTGCCGGAGAAAGTGTGCATTAA
- a CDS encoding thermonuclease family protein encodes MRVPAGILALVLLASPLQAQTSFTGPADALDGDSLTVGGIEVRLFGIDAPEGKQKCSRDGQAWPCGEAAAGKLRSLVEGQNVSCRARGRDTYGRAVSVCSAGGIELNRTMVAQGWATAFRAYAQDYVADEVRAKAGRVGIWDSTFELPADFRRQNEERAAAAQAPVRLMHQPRASTNQSQGCTIKGNHSRRGDWIYHLPGMPYYNQTRAEAMFCSEAEAQAAGYRRAIVR; translated from the coding sequence ATGCGCGTTCCCGCTGGCATACTGGCGCTTGTTTTGCTTGCATCGCCACTGCAAGCGCAGACGTCGTTCACTGGTCCAGCCGACGCGCTCGATGGAGACAGCCTGACAGTGGGCGGGATTGAGGTTCGCCTGTTCGGCATCGACGCTCCCGAGGGCAAGCAGAAATGCTCGCGAGACGGTCAGGCTTGGCCATGTGGTGAGGCCGCAGCGGGCAAGTTGCGTTCACTAGTGGAGGGACAGAACGTCAGCTGCAGAGCTCGCGGACGAGACACGTACGGACGAGCGGTATCGGTCTGCTCCGCAGGAGGCATCGAGCTCAACAGGACGATGGTTGCGCAGGGATGGGCGACGGCCTTCCGGGCGTATGCCCAAGACTACGTTGCGGACGAAGTGCGAGCCAAGGCCGGACGCGTGGGTATTTGGGATTCCACGTTCGAACTGCCAGCCGATTTCCGCCGTCAGAACGAAGAGCGAGCGGCCGCTGCGCAGGCTCCGGTGCGGCTGATGCATCAACCTCGAGCCTCTACCAACCAATCCCAGGGCTGCACGATCAAAGGCAACCACAGCAGGCGCGGGGACTGGATCTACCACCTGCCCGGAATGCCGTACTACAATCAGACAAGGGCCGAAGCGATGTTCTGCAGTGAAGCTGAAGCCCAAGCTGCTGGGTATCGACGAGCGATTGTTCGCTAG
- a CDS encoding excalibur calcium-binding domain-containing protein has product MKKLLASLPLLFLYSPLMAHPGGLAADGCHNDRKNGGRHCHGAGRQSAPAPKPQRAFGGLTYYANCAAARSAGAAPVRRGDPGYASHLDRDNDGVGCE; this is encoded by the coding sequence ATGAAAAAGCTGCTCGCAAGCCTACCGCTACTTTTTCTGTATTCACCGCTCATGGCGCATCCAGGTGGCTTGGCTGCTGACGGGTGTCATAACGATCGCAAAAATGGTGGGCGTCATTGTCATGGCGCTGGAAGACAAAGTGCACCTGCGCCAAAGCCTCAGCGTGCCTTCGGTGGACTCACCTATTACGCCAACTGCGCAGCGGCTCGCTCGGCGGGGGCAGCCCCCGTGCGCCGGGGGGATCCTGGATACGCGTCTCATCTGGATAGGGATAACGACGGAGTTGGCTGTGAATAA
- a CDS encoding M48 family metallopeptidase gives MIAKPIVLGLGLAALALGSPTLAAPAPLPAPYKGVYQPQGVDEIGMWREDDESERRLAASPLVLRDEKLTSYVKGVLCEAVGNDRCNAARVYILREPSFNATMSPNGTMRVYTGLLLRVRSEAELAAVLGHEFGHFEHRHGVNGFKSARGATDVLAWAQVLASMSSSYDVRRSYQNLELSVYGSFFRYKRDQEREADLTGLGYLNASQLQPQAASAVWKNLMGEAEASARVRGLKKPNFNAIAFTASHPPDGERATYLSELALPEGASRGDGADRYRAALKPWLPQFLEEQIKLNDFGGSDYLIERLAEDGWTPELWFARGELFRTRGNQRDLANAADFYTKAIEANSNLAPAYRGLGLSLLKLGRTADGQKALRTYLQLSPAASDAGMIKLMVPGGTAQ, from the coding sequence ATGATTGCAAAGCCAATCGTACTCGGATTGGGTTTAGCCGCGCTTGCACTTGGTTCGCCCACGCTGGCAGCACCCGCACCACTGCCGGCGCCGTACAAAGGTGTCTATCAGCCGCAAGGCGTCGATGAGATTGGAATGTGGCGTGAGGATGATGAGAGCGAACGCCGGCTTGCCGCCTCACCTCTAGTCCTCCGAGATGAGAAACTGACTTCGTACGTCAAGGGCGTTCTTTGCGAGGCTGTTGGAAACGACCGGTGCAACGCTGCGCGGGTTTATATCCTCCGCGAGCCCAGCTTCAATGCCACCATGTCGCCCAACGGGACGATGCGAGTTTACACGGGCCTGCTATTGCGCGTGCGAAGTGAGGCCGAATTAGCAGCCGTACTCGGTCATGAATTTGGCCACTTCGAGCACCGTCATGGAGTGAACGGGTTCAAGTCCGCACGAGGGGCAACCGACGTCTTGGCTTGGGCCCAAGTGTTGGCGAGCATGTCGTCTAGCTACGATGTTCGACGTTCGTATCAGAACCTGGAACTGTCTGTTTATGGCAGCTTCTTCCGCTACAAGCGCGATCAGGAGCGTGAGGCGGATCTCACTGGGCTTGGCTATCTCAACGCGAGCCAATTGCAGCCGCAGGCTGCGTCCGCCGTATGGAAAAACCTTATGGGCGAAGCTGAAGCGTCAGCGCGCGTCAGAGGCCTGAAGAAGCCTAACTTCAATGCCATTGCGTTTACGGCCTCGCATCCGCCCGATGGCGAAAGGGCAACTTACCTTTCCGAATTGGCTCTGCCAGAAGGGGCAAGTCGCGGCGATGGGGCAGATCGATATCGCGCTGCGCTCAAGCCTTGGCTTCCTCAGTTTCTCGAAGAGCAAATCAAGCTGAATGATTTTGGCGGAAGTGATTACCTAATCGAACGGCTGGCCGAAGATGGTTGGACGCCTGAGTTGTGGTTCGCGCGCGGCGAGCTCTTCCGCACACGAGGCAATCAGCGGGACCTGGCTAACGCTGCTGACTTTTACACCAAGGCGATCGAGGCGAATTCTAACCTGGCACCCGCTTATCGTGGCCTGGGTCTTTCTCTTCTGAAACTTGGAAGAACGGCCGATGGGCAGAAAGCGCTCCGCACCTACCTTCAACTCAGTCCGGCCGCTTCGGACGCTGGAATGATTAAACTTATGGTCCCGGGGGGAACCGCACAGTGA
- a CDS encoding DUF2075 domain-containing protein, protein MKRAYVSIDTRSLAQTSDAEVLGQLAAGLPFSLEPTQRAAWEFQIEHLRRLAEDLPPAHFFLEFLIPRMGRRADLIIILAGLVFVIEYKVGARSSDRSSLDQVYGYGLDLKHFHETSHGATIVPILVATHADATEQNELRWDEDSLARPLRVNADGLAPAINFTCRVWGGEDLDPHEWAAGRYRPTPTIVEAAQALYRGHDVEEISRSEAGAENLTHTADYVAQAIEEAKRSRQKIICFITGVPGSGKTLAGLNLATARQRAHSDEHAVFLSGNGPLVEVLREALAIDAVSLARGAGRQTSKVQEDRRAAAFIQNIHHFRDDALTSDAAPVERVAIFDEAQRAWDVPQTSKFMQQKKGQLGFSMSEPEFLLSVMDRHDGWCAIVCLVGGGQEINTGEAGISEWLRALDRSFPHWLAYVPPTLDRQLVLRNEVQAPALHLATSLRSFRAERLSDFVGAVIEGNAEAARELSETLTNFPLMLTRDIEKARAWLRSKARGNERIGLLASSNAARLKPHGIFTKAKIEPAKWFLAPSDDVRSSDALEDAATEFDVQGLELDWTCVCWDANFRRNDHGWESFQFRGTQWQAVADIERRRYIANSYRVLLTRARQGMVVFVPEGSKTDGTRRSEFYDPIFDFLRRCGFSEL, encoded by the coding sequence ATGAAGCGAGCTTATGTTTCGATCGACACGCGGTCCCTAGCTCAAACCTCCGACGCGGAGGTGCTTGGGCAGTTGGCGGCGGGTCTCCCCTTCTCGCTCGAGCCGACACAGCGGGCGGCTTGGGAGTTTCAAATCGAGCACCTCCGGCGCCTCGCCGAAGACCTGCCGCCTGCACATTTCTTTCTGGAGTTTCTCATCCCGAGGATGGGGAGACGAGCAGACCTTATTATCATCCTGGCAGGCCTCGTTTTCGTCATCGAATATAAAGTGGGCGCACGGAGTTCTGATAGGTCTAGCCTCGATCAAGTTTATGGCTACGGTCTGGACCTGAAACACTTTCACGAGACCAGCCACGGCGCGACCATCGTCCCAATCCTCGTGGCTACTCATGCCGATGCGACCGAGCAAAACGAACTGAGATGGGATGAGGACAGCCTCGCTCGCCCATTAAGAGTGAACGCCGATGGCCTAGCGCCAGCGATCAATTTTACCTGCCGTGTTTGGGGCGGGGAGGACCTCGATCCCCATGAGTGGGCCGCGGGTCGGTATCGCCCCACGCCAACGATCGTCGAGGCTGCTCAAGCCCTCTATCGCGGGCACGACGTCGAGGAGATTTCCCGTTCGGAGGCCGGGGCAGAAAACCTCACGCACACCGCCGATTACGTCGCGCAAGCCATCGAAGAGGCAAAACGCTCGCGGCAGAAGATCATCTGCTTCATCACCGGCGTTCCAGGCTCGGGAAAGACGCTTGCCGGCCTAAACCTTGCCACGGCACGGCAGCGTGCTCACAGCGATGAGCATGCGGTCTTCTTGTCGGGCAACGGACCTCTGGTCGAAGTGCTGCGAGAAGCGCTCGCCATAGATGCAGTTTCCTTGGCGCGAGGGGCTGGTCGTCAGACTTCCAAGGTGCAAGAAGACCGTCGAGCCGCGGCCTTCATCCAGAACATTCATCACTTTCGCGATGACGCTCTAACCTCGGACGCGGCGCCCGTAGAAAGGGTGGCGATCTTCGATGAGGCACAGCGGGCGTGGGACGTCCCTCAGACTTCAAAATTTATGCAGCAGAAGAAGGGCCAACTTGGCTTTTCTATGTCCGAACCGGAGTTCCTGCTTAGCGTGATGGATCGTCACGACGGCTGGTGCGCAATCGTGTGTCTCGTCGGTGGTGGCCAGGAGATCAACACAGGCGAAGCGGGCATCAGTGAATGGCTCAGAGCTTTAGACCGTTCGTTTCCTCACTGGCTCGCGTACGTTCCTCCAACCCTCGACCGCCAGCTCGTCTTAAGGAACGAAGTTCAGGCGCCAGCTCTGCACCTCGCCACCTCTCTCCGGTCCTTCCGTGCCGAACGACTATCAGATTTCGTGGGAGCAGTGATCGAGGGGAATGCCGAGGCGGCCAGGGAGTTGAGCGAGACCCTCACCAACTTTCCTTTGATGCTCACGCGCGACATCGAAAAGGCTCGCGCCTGGCTGCGAAGCAAAGCCCGCGGCAACGAGCGCATTGGCCTGCTAGCTTCCTCTAACGCCGCTCGGTTGAAGCCGCATGGCATCTTCACGAAGGCCAAGATCGAACCGGCAAAATGGTTTCTTGCACCCTCGGATGACGTACGATCATCCGATGCCCTGGAAGATGCCGCGACCGAGTTTGACGTGCAGGGCCTGGAGCTCGACTGGACTTGTGTTTGCTGGGACGCAAATTTCCGCCGAAACGACCACGGTTGGGAAAGTTTCCAATTTCGCGGCACTCAGTGGCAGGCGGTCGCTGACATTGAGCGTCGAAGATACATTGCTAACTCTTACCGCGTTCTGCTCACCCGTGCACGCCAAGGCATGGTGGTGTTTGTGCCAGAAGGGTCGAAGACGGACGGGACTAGGCGCTCGGAATTCTACGATCCTATCTTCGACTTTTTGAGGCGCTGCGGGTTCTCAGAACTCTGA
- a CDS encoding SIR2 family NAD-dependent protein deacylase, whose protein sequence is MGDLRQILSQGRKRIGVLVGAGAPLSVRVDVAGNLDPAGQALIPGVDALTNMAIAKLSGDQATAAAAIRAELPKGGNIESILSQVRLLQTALGTTPKNGLDGPGYGELGKVICQEIGEIVGADLPSGRTPYHELVAWISGTQRAHAVEVFTTNYDLLLEQAFELAKAPYFDGFTGGHAPFFDPVTVAGNDLPPRWSRVWKLHGSLGWKSENGVVVRSGSRDCTELVYPDHLKYDLTQKQPYAALFERLKRFLLMPDTVLLTTGFSFRDAHICAVLGEALAMNANASVVAFQYQKMEDEEPARKLAFEHPNLSVYASDAAVIGGVLGAWRPGDPPKNWSEIRASFWGDRGGAPAFLLGDFASFCRFCALSHSPDLVRPAEAEPVDPAADPTLTAP, encoded by the coding sequence ATGGGCGATCTTCGCCAAATCCTCTCGCAAGGGCGCAAGCGCATTGGAGTCCTAGTCGGAGCCGGCGCGCCGCTATCGGTGCGGGTCGATGTCGCCGGCAATCTCGATCCGGCCGGCCAAGCCCTTATCCCAGGCGTCGATGCACTTACCAACATGGCAATCGCTAAGCTCTCAGGCGACCAGGCGACAGCCGCGGCGGCAATCCGCGCGGAGCTGCCGAAGGGCGGCAACATTGAATCCATCCTATCCCAAGTGCGCTTGCTCCAAACCGCCTTGGGTACGACCCCGAAAAACGGATTAGATGGCCCTGGCTATGGCGAGCTCGGCAAGGTCATCTGCCAAGAGATCGGCGAGATCGTCGGTGCCGACCTTCCGAGCGGTCGCACACCCTACCATGAGCTCGTGGCTTGGATCAGCGGGACGCAACGCGCTCATGCTGTCGAAGTCTTCACGACAAACTACGACCTTCTGTTGGAACAGGCGTTCGAGCTCGCCAAGGCGCCTTACTTTGACGGGTTCACTGGCGGCCACGCTCCTTTCTTCGACCCGGTCACTGTAGCGGGAAACGACTTGCCGCCCCGGTGGTCGCGGGTGTGGAAGCTGCACGGCTCGCTCGGTTGGAAGAGCGAGAACGGTGTCGTGGTCCGCAGCGGCAGCCGTGATTGCACCGAACTCGTCTATCCCGATCATCTGAAATATGACCTAACCCAGAAGCAGCCCTACGCCGCTCTATTCGAGCGTTTAAAGAGGTTCCTGCTGATGCCGGACACCGTGCTGCTAACCACCGGCTTCTCTTTCCGGGATGCGCACATCTGCGCAGTGCTCGGCGAAGCATTAGCGATGAACGCCAATGCGTCGGTGGTCGCGTTCCAGTATCAGAAGATGGAGGACGAGGAGCCAGCGCGGAAGCTCGCTTTCGAGCATCCAAACCTTTCGGTCTACGCCAGCGACGCAGCCGTGATCGGCGGGGTGCTCGGCGCCTGGCGTCCCGGCGACCCGCCGAAAAACTGGAGCGAGATTCGCGCCAGTTTCTGGGGCGATCGCGGGGGCGCGCCCGCGTTTCTTCTTGGCGATTTCGCTAGCTTTTGCCGCTTCTGCGCCCTGTCACATTCTCCCGACCTTGTCCGGCCGGCTGAGGCCGAGCCGGTTGACCCGGCGGCTGATCCCACGCTGACCGCCCCGTGA